One genomic region from Methanocaldococcus fervens AG86 encodes:
- the nikR gene encoding nickel-responsive transcriptional regulator NikR, giving the protein MTEMDRISISLPSKLLKEFDEIIAERGYASRSEAIRDAIRDYIIKHKWIHSLEGERAGSISVIYNHHASDVMEKITDIQHQYTDIIVATLHLHLDHEHCLETILVRGDAKKIRELTDRLTALKGVKQVKLSVMVPGGHIPE; this is encoded by the coding sequence ATGACAGAGATGGACAGAATCAGCATATCTCTACCATCAAAACTTCTAAAAGAGTTTGATGAGATAATTGCTGAAAGAGGATATGCAAGCAGAAGTGAGGCAATAAGGGACGCTATTAGAGACTATATAATAAAACACAAGTGGATTCACAGCTTAGAAGGAGAAAGAGCTGGAAGTATAAGCGTCATATATAACCATCATGCATCAGACGTTATGGAGAAAATTACTGATATACAACACCAATATACAGATATCATAGTTGCCACATTACATTTACATTTAGACCATGAACACTGCTTAGAGACAATATTAGTTAGGGGAGATGCTAAAAAGATTAGAGAGCTAACAGACAGATTAACTGCTCTAAAAGGAGTTAAGCAGGTAAAATTAAGTGTAATGGTTCCTGGAGGTCATATTCCAGAGTAA
- a CDS encoding M42 family metallopeptidase — MAVEYLKKLSKLHGISGREDSVREFMKKELEKYCDSVEVDNFGNLIAKRGDKGKKIMIAAHMDEIGLMVKYIDDNGFLKFTKIGGIYDPTILNQKVIVHGSKGDLIGVLGSKPPHRMKEEERNKLIKYEDMFIDIGAESREEAIEMGVNIGTWVSFLSEVHELGKNRLTGKAFDDRVGCAVLLEVMKRLAEEDIDCQVYAVGTVQEEVGLKGARVSAFKINPDVAIALDVTIAGDHPGIKKEDAPVDLGKGPVVGIVDASGRGLIAHPKVLEMVKAVSEKYKIDVQWEVGEGGTTDATAIHLTREGIPTGVISVPARYIHTPVEVIDKRDLEKTVELVYNCIKEVNNFF, encoded by the coding sequence ATGGCAGTGGAATATTTAAAAAAGCTCTCAAAACTTCATGGGATATCTGGAAGAGAGGATAGTGTTAGAGAGTTTATGAAAAAAGAGTTGGAAAAATATTGTGATTCTGTTGAAGTAGATAACTTTGGAAATTTAATTGCAAAAAGAGGGGATAAAGGCAAAAAGATTATGATAGCCGCCCACATGGATGAGATTGGTTTAATGGTTAAATATATAGATGACAATGGCTTTTTAAAATTCACAAAAATTGGGGGAATTTACGACCCAACAATATTAAATCAAAAGGTTATTGTCCATGGAAGTAAAGGGGATTTAATTGGAGTTTTAGGTTCAAAACCTCCACACAGGATGAAAGAAGAAGAAAGGAATAAGTTAATTAAATATGAGGACATGTTTATAGATATTGGGGCTGAAAGTAGGGAAGAAGCTATAGAGATGGGGGTTAATATAGGAACATGGGTCTCATTTTTAAGTGAAGTTCACGAGTTAGGAAAGAATAGATTAACTGGAAAGGCGTTTGATGATAGAGTTGGATGTGCCGTATTATTAGAGGTTATGAAGAGATTGGCTGAAGAAGATATTGACTGCCAAGTCTATGCAGTTGGAACTGTTCAGGAAGAAGTTGGATTAAAAGGAGCTAGAGTTTCTGCCTTTAAAATAAATCCTGATGTTGCTATCGCATTGGATGTTACCATAGCAGGAGACCACCCAGGAATTAAAAAAGAAGATGCACCAGTTGATTTGGGTAAAGGACCGGTAGTAGGAATAGTAGATGCATCTGGTAGGGGATTAATTGCTCATCCAAAGGTTTTAGAGATGGTTAAAGCAGTTTCTGAAAAATACAAAATAGATGTTCAGTGGGAGGTTGGAGAAGGAGGAACAACAGATGCAACAGCCATTCATTTAACAAGGGAGGGAATTCCAACAGGCGTTATATCAGTTCCAGCAAGATACATACATACACCAGTTGAAGTAATTGACAAAAGAGATTTAGAAAAAACTGTTGAATTAGTTTATAACTGTATAAAAGAGGTTAATAATTTCTTCTAA
- a CDS encoding archaeosine biosynthesis radical SAM protein RaSEA, with protein MNYKEFLKKFREKQLKKRKPRDKDKPIAVWMQDDIYRDFKIGKSLTIILRTEGCYYAREGGCLMCSYLMDSSPEKITAENLINQFNYAIEKYKEKLKELKDFSVKIFTSGSFLDDREVSKEVRVYIIKKLSEFDNLKEVAIESRAEFIDEEKLKEIRKYLNVNVEIGVGIESFNEEIREKAINKGITNEQIIKAIELAEKYNIGIKAYLFIKPLFITEKEAIEDAIYSANKCIELGCSRISFCPATVHKGSLMEYFFNKNQYRPPFLWSIIEILKEVKENNPNALIMCDTSGVGSERGAHNIYGCRCNKIIKEKIEKFTLTQDLSVLNIDCECKKIWEAYIEAESKNIVPLGDERKL; from the coding sequence ATGAATTATAAAGAATTCTTAAAAAAATTTAGGGAAAAGCAGTTAAAAAAGAGAAAGCCAAGAGATAAAGATAAGCCAATCGCAGTATGGATGCAAGATGATATATATAGAGATTTTAAGATAGGGAAATCCTTAACGATAATTTTGAGGACTGAGGGCTGTTATTATGCAAGAGAAGGAGGATGTTTAATGTGTTCTTATTTAATGGATTCATCTCCTGAAAAGATAACCGCTGAAAATTTAATAAATCAATTTAATTATGCAATTGAAAAATACAAAGAAAAATTAAAAGAGTTAAAAGATTTTAGCGTTAAAATATTTACTTCTGGAAGTTTTTTAGATGATAGAGAAGTATCAAAAGAGGTAAGAGTTTATATTATTAAAAAACTCAGTGAGTTTGATAATTTAAAAGAGGTAGCTATTGAATCAAGAGCTGAATTTATTGATGAAGAAAAATTAAAAGAAATTAGAAAGTATTTAAATGTTAATGTTGAAATTGGTGTAGGAATAGAAAGTTTCAATGAAGAGATTAGAGAAAAAGCTATAAATAAAGGAATAACCAACGAGCAAATAATAAAGGCAATAGAATTGGCTGAAAAATACAATATTGGAATAAAAGCTTATTTGTTTATAAAACCATTATTTATAACTGAAAAAGAGGCAATTGAAGACGCTATATACTCGGCAAATAAATGTATAGAGCTGGGATGCTCAAGAATATCCTTCTGCCCTGCTACAGTTCATAAAGGTAGTTTAATGGAGTACTTTTTTAATAAAAACCAATATAGGCCTCCATTTTTATGGAGCATAATTGAAATACTAAAAGAGGTTAAAGAAAACAACCCTAACGCTTTAATCATGTGTGATACCTCTGGTGTTGGTAGTGAGAGGGGAGCTCATAACATATATGGCTGTAGATGCAACAAAATAATTAAAGAAAAAATTGAAAAATTCACTTTAACTCAAGATTTAAGCGTTTTGAATATTGATTGTGAATGCAAAAAAATTTGGGAAGCTTATATTGAAGCTGAAAGTAAAAATATAGTTCCTTTGGGTGATGAAAGAAAACTTTAG
- the cobK gene encoding precorrin-6A reductase, whose protein sequence is MRILLMGGTKDSVEIGKKLINLGDLFILYTSTTDYGGKLGEEFANKVITKPLDKDELKEVIKKHNIDVLIDATHPFAVNASKNAMEVCKELNIKYVRFERKGEKITHPNVVYVKDFVEAAKLAKKSNKVFHMAGIKNLKTVVDIVGKDKVVARVLPISVNEALKILPQKNVVAMYGTFSKELNKYLIKDYRCDAMITKESGESGGFEEKVYGALEAGAKVIVVEKPNLNYPIYFNDVDELINYIRNSL, encoded by the coding sequence ATGAGAATTTTATTAATGGGAGGAACTAAAGATAGCGTTGAAATTGGTAAAAAACTCATAAACTTGGGAGATTTGTTTATTTTATACACTTCAACAACTGATTATGGTGGGAAATTAGGGGAGGAGTTTGCAAATAAAGTTATAACTAAACCATTGGATAAAGATGAGCTAAAAGAGGTTATAAAAAAACACAATATTGATGTTTTAATCGATGCCACTCATCCCTTTGCAGTAAATGCAAGTAAAAATGCCATGGAGGTTTGTAAAGAGCTTAATATAAAATATGTAAGATTTGAAAGAAAAGGGGAAAAAATAACTCATCCAAATGTTGTATATGTTAAAGATTTTGTTGAGGCTGCAAAATTAGCTAAAAAATCAAATAAAGTATTTCACATGGCAGGGATTAAAAATTTAAAGACCGTTGTTGATATTGTTGGGAAAGATAAGGTTGTTGCGAGAGTTTTGCCAATATCAGTAAATGAGGCATTAAAAATTTTACCACAAAAAAATGTTGTAGCCATGTATGGAACATTTTCTAAGGAGCTTAATAAATATTTGATAAAAGATTATCGTTGTGATGCTATGATAACAAAGGAGAGTGGAGAGAGTGGGGGCTTTGAAGAAAAGGTTTATGGAGCTTTAGAAGCTGGAGCCAAGGTTATAGTGGTTGAAAAGCCAAATCTCAATTATCCAATTTATTTTAACGATGTAGATGAGCTAATCAATTACATAAGAAATTCTTTATAA